GCGCCATCGGGACGTTCTCGTCGATGACAAAACGCTCGGGGGAGGACAACGACGCAGGGTCGAGCGCGGTGCCGGTGCCCTCGCTCATCAGGTCGGCATCGAGGTCGAGCGGAATCTTGGCGATCTTGCCGTGTGTGTAGGTGGACAGCAGCAATGCTGCGATCAGCAGGGCAGCGCCCAGCCCCAGAAGTCCACATGCGGCAATTCGCAGGGCCACTGCGCGGTTCAACCCGGCTCCCTTCGGTCGGAGTCGACCCTAACAGCCCACGATAAGGCCGACGACCATGGCGACCACAGTTACCGGCAGACTGGTCGCCATGACGGCACCCGAGGACCGGAGGAACTCCGGCGGCTCCCGGGACTTCCTCCCCGCTGTCGAGGGCATGCGCGCCTGCGCCGCGATCGGGGTGGTGATCACCCATGTGGCCTTCCAGACCGGCAACACCGGTGGGGTGACCGGCCGGCTGCTGGGCCGGTTCGACCTCGCGGTGGCGTTGTTCTTCGCGCTGTCGGGGTTCCTGCTCTGGCGCGGGCACGCCGCCGCCGAGCGGGGAATGCGCCACCGCCCCCGGACCGGGCACTACCTGCGGTCACGGCTGGTCCGCATCATGCCGGGCTACCTGGTGGCCGTCGTGGTGATCCTCACCTTGATGCCCGATACCGGTGCGAACCTCACGGTGTGGCTGGCGAATCTGACGCTCACCCAGGTCTACGTGCCGCTGACGCTGACCTCCGGGCTCACCCAGATGTGGAGCCTGTCGGTGGAGGTCAGCTTCTACCTGGCGCTGCCGCTGCTGGCGCTGTTGGCCCGGCGGCTGCCGGTGTCCGCGCGCATCCCGGCCATCGCGGGGCTGGCCATCGCGAGTCTGGCCTGGGGACTGATCCCGTTCGACCCGCCCTACGGGGTGAACCCGCTGAACTGGCCGCCGGCCTTCTTCTCCTGGTTCGCGGCCGGCATCGTGCTGGCCGAACTGTCGGTCAGTCCGGTGGGCTGGGCGCACCGGCTGGCCCGCCGGCGGGTGCTGATGGCCGTCATCGCGGGGGCCGCCTTCCTGGTGGCGGCCTCACCGCTGGCCGGTCCGGAGGGCCTGACACCGGGCACCGTCGGCCAGTTCGTGCTGAAGATCACGATGGGTGCGATCGTCGCCGGGGCGCTGCTCGCGCCGCTGGTGCTCGACGCACCGGACACCGAACACCGCGTGTTGGGCAGCCCGGTGATGGTCACGCTGGGCCGATGGTCCTACGGACTGTTCATCTGGCATCTCGCCGCGCTGGCGATGGTGTTCCCGCTGATCGGGGAGTTCCCGTTCAGCGGGCATATGCCGCTGGTGCTGGCGCTCACCCTGGTGTTCGGGTTCGCCATCGCCGCAGTGAGCTATGCGCTGGTCGAGTCGCCGTGCCGGGAGGCGTTGCGGCGCTGGGAGACCCGCCACCACCGGGCCACCGCACCCGACAGCGCGGTGCACGACGTCGATTCCGTGCAGCCCGGGAGCCGGGGTCAGTAGCCGCCGCCGTGGGAGAAGATCCGGCGCGGGTTGTCCACCAGCATGGTCCGCAGCTGCTCGTCGGTGACCCCGCGCTGTTTGAGCGCCGGGATGACGTCGTTGTGGATGTGCAGGTAATGCCAGTTGGGCAGGGCGGCGGCCAGGACCTCCTCGGGTAGCGCGTCGAAGTAGCAGGACGCGTCGTGGGAGAGCACCATCTTCTCGGCGTGCCCGCGCTCGCACATCCGCGCGACGGTGTCCACGCGCTGCTCGAAGGGCAGGATCAGATCGACGCCGAACCGGTCCATGCCCAGATAGGAACCGCCGGCGATGAGTTCTTCCAGGTAGTCCAGGTCGGTGCTGTCCCCGGAGTGCCCGATCACCACACGGCTGAGATCCACGCCCTCCTCGGCGAAGATGCGCTGCTGTTCCAGCCCGCGCCGACTGCCGGCGTGGGTGTGGGTGGAGATCGGCACGCCGGTCTCGCGGTGCGCGCCGGCGACCGCCCGCAGCACCCGTTCCACACCGGGGGTGACGCCCGGTTCGTCGGTGGCGCACTTGAGGATTGCCGCCTTGATCCCGGTCCCGGCGATGCCCTCGGTGATATCGCGGACGAACATCTCCGTCATGATCTCGGGCCCGTCGAGCAAGGTGCCCGGGCCCTGGAAGTGGAACCGCATCGGCACGTCGTTGTAGGTGTAGAGCCCGGTGGCCACCACGATGTTGATCTCGGTGGCGGCCGCGATCGCGGCGATCCGCGGGAGGTACCGGCCCAGGCCGATGACCGTCAGGTCCACGACGGTGTCGACCCCGCGGGATTTCAGCTCGTCGAGCCGGGTAATCGCATCGGCGATCCGCCGGTCCTCGTCGCCCCAGGCATCCGGATAGTTCTCGGCGACCTCGGTGCTCATGATGAACACGTGCTCGTGCATGAGCGTGACACCCAGATCCGCGGTGCGCACGGGGCCGCGGGCGGTTTCGACGTCCGACATCCCGCAGATGCTAGGAGCTCGGCCGGGGCGCACGGGCCGGTTCGGGCGTATCGACATCTACCCGGTACCCGGGGTACCGTTTTGCGAATGGAGCTGTTGGACACGGATACCCCGGACGGGGCGGCGATCGCGCTGCACGCCCGCGCCGTGAAGTTCGACCTGACCGATGTGCCCGCGCACTACGTGTACGGCCACCCGGTGGCGACGCACCTCTACAACGCGCTGTCCCTGCTGCTGCCCGCCGGTGAGGAATGGTTCATCACCGTCCTGAAGGAGGCGCTGCCCCACATCGGCGACGGCAAGCTGCGTGAGGACGTCATCGGCTTCATGGGGCAGGAGGCCCAGCACGCCAACGCGCACGCCGGCCTCAACGACCATCTGGCCCGGCACGGGATCGACCCGGCGCCGATGATCGCCCGCGCCGACTACGTCTTCGGCAACCTGCTCGGCCCGCGCACGGTCAGCGGGGACAAGGCACACAACTACCTCGTCGAGCGTCTCGCGGTGATCGCGGCGCTGGAGCACATCTTCGCGTTCCTGGGGGACTGGGTGCTCAATGCCGAGGGGCTCGACGAAGCCGCCGCGCATCCCACCGTCGTGGACCTGCTGCGCTGGCACGGAGCCGAAGAGGTCGAACACCGGATGGTGTCGCACGACGTGTTGCACCACTTCGACGGCGGCTACGTGCGCCGGGCCCGGGCGCAGATGGTGGTGGGGCCGGTGCTGCTGTACCTGATCTGGCAGGGGATACGGTTCCTGCTGCGTGTCGACCCGAATCTGAACTGGTCACAGCGCAAGCGTAAACACGTGTGGCGCAGCCTGTTCCGTTCCGCGCGCAAGGGCCTGACGCCGTCCTTCGTGCTCATCGTGTGGCGCGCGCTGCAGTACTTCCGGCCGCGCTACACGCCGGGCGACGTGGGCGACACCGCGCAGGCGGTGGCCTACCTGGCCTCCTCGCCGGCCACCCGGCCCGCATTGCCGTGAAACGCGTCCCGCCGATCGGCGCACCACTGGACGACCGTGCCATCAATCTGGTGGCCACCGTGCTGGACCGGTTCTGGCTGCGCCCGGTCAGCCGGTCCGGGTACGACGGGCGCCGGGCCGTCCGGGCCGCCGACGAACCGATGACCCTCGTGCTGGCCGACCGCCGCACCGTCGCCCGGGACAATGACGTTGTGGCACTGACGTTCCGCGCGCCCGACGGCGGGGATCTGCCGGCCTGGCAGCCCGGCGGCCACCTCGATCTGCACCTGCCGTCCGGGCGCCGGCGGCAGTACTCGCTGTGCGGCGACCCGCAGGACCGCTCGCGCTACCGGATCGCGGTCCGCCGCATTCCGGCCGGCGGCGGCGGCTCACTGGAGATGCACGCACTGTCGGTGGGCGACACCGTCACCGTGCGGGGCCCGCGCAACGGATTCCCGTTCGTCCCCTATCCGCGGGCGCTCTACATCGCCGGCGGCATCGGGATCACCCCGATCCTGCCGATGGTGCTCGCCGCGCAACGGCTGGGTACCGACTGGCATTTCGTGTACTGCGGGCGCAACGCCGACACCATCCCGTTTCTCGACGAGATCGCCTCCTGGGACCCGTCCCGGGTGACGATCCGCCTCGACGAGGAGCACGGGGTGCCCGGCGCCGACGATCTGCTGGGGCGCACACCCGCACGGGGCGCGGTCTACGTGTGCGGCCCGCCGCCGATGATCGAGACGGTGCGCCGGAACTTCGACCGGTCAGGCGCCGCGGCACTGCATTTCGAACGATTCGGCGCACCGCCGGTGCGCGACGGGAAGCCGTTCGAGATCGAACTGGCGAGCAGCGGGCAGGTCCTCGGTGTCGCGGCCGACGAAACGCTGCTCGACGCCCTGGTGCGGCAGCGGCCGGACACCGCCTACTCCTGCCGGCAGGGATTCTGCGGCACCTGCCGGGTCCGGGTGCTGCACGGCACCCCCGAACACCGCGAC
This region of Mycolicibacterium diernhoferi genomic DNA includes:
- a CDS encoding acyltransferase family protein, producing the protein MTAPEDRRNSGGSRDFLPAVEGMRACAAIGVVITHVAFQTGNTGGVTGRLLGRFDLAVALFFALSGFLLWRGHAAAERGMRHRPRTGHYLRSRLVRIMPGYLVAVVVILTLMPDTGANLTVWLANLTLTQVYVPLTLTSGLTQMWSLSVEVSFYLALPLLALLARRLPVSARIPAIAGLAIASLAWGLIPFDPPYGVNPLNWPPAFFSWFAAGIVLAELSVSPVGWAHRLARRRVLMAVIAGAAFLVAASPLAGPEGLTPGTVGQFVLKITMGAIVAGALLAPLVLDAPDTEHRVLGSPVMVTLGRWSYGLFIWHLAALAMVFPLIGEFPFSGHMPLVLALTLVFGFAIAAVSYALVESPCREALRRWETRHHRATAPDSAVHDVDSVQPGSRGQ
- a CDS encoding phosphotriesterase-related protein — encoded protein: MSDVETARGPVRTADLGVTLMHEHVFIMSTEVAENYPDAWGDEDRRIADAITRLDELKSRGVDTVVDLTVIGLGRYLPRIAAIAAATEINIVVATGLYTYNDVPMRFHFQGPGTLLDGPEIMTEMFVRDITEGIAGTGIKAAILKCATDEPGVTPGVERVLRAVAGAHRETGVPISTHTHAGSRRGLEQQRIFAEEGVDLSRVVIGHSGDSTDLDYLEELIAGGSYLGMDRFGVDLILPFEQRVDTVARMCERGHAEKMVLSHDASCYFDALPEEVLAAALPNWHYLHIHNDVIPALKQRGVTDEQLRTMLVDNPRRIFSHGGGY
- a CDS encoding metal-dependent hydrolase; the protein is MELLDTDTPDGAAIALHARAVKFDLTDVPAHYVYGHPVATHLYNALSLLLPAGEEWFITVLKEALPHIGDGKLREDVIGFMGQEAQHANAHAGLNDHLARHGIDPAPMIARADYVFGNLLGPRTVSGDKAHNYLVERLAVIAALEHIFAFLGDWVLNAEGLDEAAAHPTVVDLLRWHGAEEVEHRMVSHDVLHHFDGGYVRRARAQMVVGPVLLYLIWQGIRFLLRVDPNLNWSQRKRKHVWRSLFRSARKGLTPSFVLIVWRALQYFRPRYTPGDVGDTAQAVAYLASSPATRPALP
- a CDS encoding PDR/VanB family oxidoreductase, with the protein product MKRVPPIGAPLDDRAINLVATVLDRFWLRPVSRSGYDGRRAVRAADEPMTLVLADRRTVARDNDVVALTFRAPDGGDLPAWQPGGHLDLHLPSGRRRQYSLCGDPQDRSRYRIAVRRIPAGGGGSLEMHALSVGDTVTVRGPRNGFPFVPYPRALYIAGGIGITPILPMVLAAQRLGTDWHFVYCGRNADTIPFLDEIASWDPSRVTIRLDEEHGVPGADDLLGRTPARGAVYVCGPPPMIETVRRNFDRSGAAALHFERFGAPPVRDGKPFEIELASSGQVLGVAADETLLDALVRQRPDTAYSCRQGFCGTCRVRVLHGTPEHRDSRLTDTERETSMLACVSRSVTSRLVLDL